A region of Vibrio tubiashii ATCC 19109 DNA encodes the following proteins:
- a CDS encoding DMT family transporter yields the protein MTNTAKGWIAAISVALLWGTEGSLATLPLSVIDAKVLVWLRYVIAFAVLFIVLAVSLFFGPSRTKPRQVFRFSWKNRRDVLKLFLCGAVGQGLFSFFSFLSLDYITISENGVIQGLVPIAILLMGTLFYGERFTFTQIGAALIALVGVALLVFSPSSSQQGLSIGHFICLLSVVSFASVTHLRAQLAHQYGGAQTMFYQFGFAALGFFFYLLFDGVNFSNIQLLLHSSGALRCVLVLGTCVSGLGYLVYIYGIERVGVDGSSMALNLIPMSAFLIGTFVFGEQLTVLRVVAMGLIIGGMVIFVRPTPNKQQVVISVNN from the coding sequence ATGACAAACACTGCTAAGGGATGGATTGCGGCGATTTCAGTTGCGTTGTTGTGGGGGACCGAGGGCTCTTTAGCAACCTTGCCTCTCAGCGTCATTGATGCGAAGGTCCTGGTATGGCTGCGCTATGTGATTGCATTCGCTGTATTATTTATCGTCTTGGCAGTGTCTCTTTTCTTTGGACCGTCTCGAACCAAACCAAGGCAAGTTTTTCGGTTTAGTTGGAAAAATCGTAGAGACGTTTTGAAACTATTTTTATGTGGTGCCGTTGGGCAAGGATTATTTAGTTTTTTCTCTTTTCTTTCCCTTGATTACATTACTATTTCTGAAAATGGAGTCATTCAAGGGTTAGTCCCCATTGCCATTTTATTGATGGGCACGCTGTTTTATGGTGAGCGGTTTACCTTCACTCAGATAGGGGCTGCGCTTATTGCTCTTGTTGGGGTGGCGTTATTGGTCTTTTCTCCCTCAAGTTCGCAACAAGGATTGAGTATTGGTCATTTCATTTGCTTGTTGAGCGTGGTGAGCTTTGCTTCGGTGACTCACCTGCGGGCACAACTGGCTCATCAGTACGGTGGGGCCCAGACCATGTTTTATCAATTCGGTTTTGCTGCTCTGGGGTTCTTCTTTTACCTACTCTTCGACGGTGTCAATTTCAGCAATATCCAATTACTACTCCATTCCTCTGGTGCATTGCGATGCGTCCTTGTATTAGGGACTTGTGTATCAGGGCTGGGTTATCTGGTGTACATCTATGGGATTGAGCGGGTAGGCGTTGATGGAAGTAGCATGGCTTTAAACTTAATTCCAATGTCGGCTTTTTTAATTGGGACCTTTGTGTTTGGTGAGCAGCTAACTGTGCTTCGAGTCGTCGCTATGGGGCTCATCATCGGAGGTATGGTCATCTTTGTCCGGCCGACACCCAATAAACAACAGGTGGTTATTAGCGTGAATAATTAA
- a CDS encoding helix-turn-helix transcriptional regulator, giving the protein MNASAYKSFNVEFTEVDRQYLESNFRLAETIADFIGPHCEVVIHSFESFEKSVVKIVNGHHTGREVGSPITDMGLRMLSAFEKTGEVTPKSYFTNGKDGSLLKSTTCVLAGENRKPIGLFCINMNLSHPFPEIIKTLMPDVSLPHVGVHENFSSSATDVIEQALEHAIEEVKNDASINLKSKNKTITKILFDNGIFELKEATGLTSERLGITRHAIYKYIREFKA; this is encoded by the coding sequence ATGAACGCATCAGCTTATAAGTCTTTTAACGTCGAATTCACTGAGGTTGATCGACAATATCTTGAGTCCAATTTTCGACTAGCGGAAACCATTGCAGACTTTATCGGTCCGCACTGCGAAGTCGTCATTCACTCGTTTGAAAGCTTTGAAAAGTCTGTGGTGAAAATTGTCAACGGGCATCACACGGGTCGTGAAGTAGGATCGCCAATCACAGATATGGGATTACGTATGCTTAGCGCATTCGAAAAGACAGGAGAAGTCACCCCAAAAAGCTACTTTACTAACGGTAAAGATGGCTCACTCTTAAAGTCAACAACATGCGTGCTTGCCGGGGAAAATAGAAAACCCATTGGGCTGTTCTGTATCAATATGAACTTGTCACATCCTTTCCCCGAAATTATCAAAACTCTAATGCCTGATGTTTCACTCCCTCATGTTGGAGTACATGAAAACTTTAGCTCTTCGGCTACTGATGTTATTGAGCAAGCGCTGGAACATGCCATTGAAGAAGTAAAAAATGACGCTTCGATTAATTTAAAAAGCAAAAACAAGACGATCACTAAGATCCTATTTGATAACGGTATTTTCGAACTAAAAGAAGCTACAGGGCTCACATCTGAACGCTTAGGTATTACCCGCCATGCAATCTATAAGTACATTCGTGAGTTCAAAGCTTAG
- a CDS encoding M24 family metallopeptidase, which produces MNNFLNRGFYQSEFEHRTQRAQKVMHDKKLDAMIFTTEPNVRYFTGFHTQFWHSPTRPWFVIVPAEGKPIAIIPEIGASGMAGTWIDNIITWPSPRPEDDGISLVASALNSLPCRHGRVGATLGIESHLRMPVNNYLQLTTMVKKDFVDVSLEMHELRQIKSQAEIEKTREICRITNVGFKKVPQYAKAGMTEREICKQFRIDMLLEGADECPYIIAGSGPDGYDSIIMGPTDRIIEPGDVLIIDTGAVRDGYFSDFDRNWAFGHASEQTKAAYRATYEATTKGFEAAKPGATTTDIYNAMWKVLEANGALGNDVGRLGHGLGMELTERPSNTATDNTVLKPGMVMTLEPGMVYAPGKSMVHEENIVITEDGAEWLSERAEPELIIID; this is translated from the coding sequence ATGAACAACTTCCTGAATCGTGGCTTTTACCAATCTGAATTTGAACACCGTACCCAACGCGCTCAAAAAGTCATGCATGACAAAAAGCTGGATGCAATGATTTTTACTACCGAGCCAAACGTTCGTTACTTTACTGGTTTTCATACCCAGTTCTGGCACAGCCCAACTCGCCCGTGGTTCGTTATCGTTCCAGCCGAAGGTAAGCCTATTGCCATCATTCCAGAAATTGGTGCCAGTGGTATGGCGGGGACTTGGATTGACAACATCATTACCTGGCCATCGCCTCGCCCAGAAGATGACGGCATTAGCTTGGTTGCAAGTGCTCTAAACTCATTGCCTTGCCGTCACGGCCGAGTGGGCGCGACGCTGGGTATCGAGTCTCACCTACGTATGCCAGTGAACAACTACCTGCAACTGACCACGATGGTGAAGAAAGATTTTGTTGATGTGTCTCTAGAGATGCATGAGCTTCGTCAAATTAAGTCTCAAGCGGAAATTGAGAAAACTCGAGAAATCTGTCGCATCACCAATGTTGGCTTTAAGAAAGTTCCGCAATACGCCAAAGCAGGTATGACGGAGCGTGAGATCTGTAAACAGTTCCGTATCGACATGTTGTTAGAAGGCGCGGATGAGTGCCCATACATTATTGCGGGCTCAGGTCCTGATGGTTACGACAGCATCATTATGGGTCCAACAGACCGCATTATTGAACCGGGCGATGTGTTGATCATTGATACCGGTGCCGTTCGCGATGGTTACTTCTCAGACTTTGACCGTAACTGGGCGTTCGGACATGCGAGTGAGCAGACAAAAGCGGCATACCGAGCAACTTATGAAGCAACGACAAAAGGTTTTGAAGCCGCGAAGCCAGGTGCGACAACGACGGATATCTACAACGCGATGTGGAAAGTGCTAGAAGCGAATGGGGCACTGGGTAATGACGTAGGTCGTCTGGGTCATGGTTTAGGCATGGAGCTGACTGAGCGCCCATCAAACACCGCAACAGACAATACGGTGTTGAAGCCAGGCATGGTGATGACGCTAGAGCCAGGCATGGTTTACGCACCGGGTAAATCTATGGTTCACGAAGAAAACATCGTCATTACCGAAGATGGCGCGGAGTGGCTATCTGAGCGTGCGGAACCTGAACTGATCATCATCGACTAA
- a CDS encoding DMT family transporter codes for MNTTNKDTFLGWVAAIAVACIWGVTGVVSKPLSMAVDPMTLVFFRYVTAVIGLSIIFFFTSRSKSLSVDLGSSLKIDKKDIGRIALCGIVGQGVFSLFNFLSLAHIGATENGVIQGMQPFATVFFGMMFMNFRMNKVQWGAFIASAVCIYAMSVGPTNTIEGGTPLLGYAYVTCSMLALAWTAHLRASLADKYGSVVSMLYQYISVAVMGIFVVFAMGLDLSQIYIIFSSPLLIALLIFLGTGISGGSYLIQLYSFKRIGVEKSTMALNLMPLVGYLVAVLTLGEQMAMGKTIIVSLIVVALYVFTKYETKEEPKAEQNLKAQEA; via the coding sequence ATGAACACAACAAATAAAGACACATTTTTAGGGTGGGTTGCTGCGATAGCGGTAGCGTGCATTTGGGGCGTGACTGGCGTGGTTTCTAAGCCTCTATCCATGGCGGTCGATCCAATGACTTTGGTATTTTTCCGATATGTCACAGCGGTTATCGGCTTATCTATTATTTTCTTTTTTACGTCGCGCAGTAAGAGCTTAAGTGTGGACTTGGGGTCGTCACTGAAAATTGACAAAAAAGATATCGGTCGAATTGCACTATGCGGCATTGTAGGGCAAGGGGTGTTTTCACTGTTTAACTTTCTGTCATTGGCTCACATTGGTGCGACAGAGAACGGTGTTATTCAGGGTATGCAGCCATTCGCTACCGTCTTCTTTGGCATGATGTTCATGAACTTCCGCATGAACAAAGTTCAGTGGGGTGCATTCATCGCATCGGCAGTCTGTATTTACGCGATGAGCGTGGGGCCGACGAATACGATTGAAGGTGGAACGCCGTTACTAGGCTATGCATATGTTACTTGTTCGATGCTTGCGCTTGCTTGGACAGCTCACCTTCGTGCGAGCCTAGCAGACAAATATGGCTCAGTGGTTTCTATGCTGTACCAATATATTTCAGTAGCGGTGATGGGCATCTTCGTAGTATTTGCTATGGGTCTAGATCTGTCTCAAATTTACATCATCTTCTCTAGCCCATTACTGATTGCTCTATTGATTTTCCTTGGTACGGGCATTTCAGGGGGTAGCTACCTTATCCAGCTTTACTCTTTCAAACGCATTGGTGTTGAAAAATCCACTATGGCTCTGAACCTAATGCCTCTTGTTGGCTACCTTGTCGCGGTACTTACACTGGGTGAACAAATGGCGATGGGCAAAACCATTATCGTTTCGTTAATTGTTGTTGCACTTTACGTCTTCACAAAATACGAGACAAAAGAAGAGCCGAAAGCAGAACAAAACCTTAAAGCACAAGAAGCTTAA
- a CDS encoding M20 aminoacylase family protein: MTVEKSAIEWRRHLHQYPEFGTEEFKTSEFVANKLEEFGLEVHRGIGGTGVVGILRQGTGERSIGLRADMDALRIKEENTFCHASKHEGAMHACGHDGHTAMLLGAACELAQSRNFDGTVYFIFQPDEERGTGAKAMIADGLFTRWNMDAIYAMHNLPGIPAGQFVTRPSSVMASESSFEITINATGGHAALPHMGTDPIVVGAQVVTALQTIVSRNLSAINETAVISVTNFETNGTVNVIPSQVTITGDTRSFTDEALHKIEKGIERVVAGQCMSAGVDYQYHFNNSFLSTINTAEETQHAIAAAEAVVGSDNVIGNCEPFTISEDFSFMLREVKGCYILVGNGVGECGGTALHNPNYDFNDDILGTGMRYWQTLVEQQLVK; encoded by the coding sequence ATGACCGTAGAAAAATCCGCAATTGAATGGCGTAGACACCTTCACCAATACCCAGAATTTGGCACAGAAGAGTTCAAAACGTCCGAGTTTGTAGCGAACAAATTGGAAGAGTTTGGGCTTGAAGTTCACCGTGGGATCGGTGGCACAGGTGTGGTGGGTATTCTCCGTCAAGGTACCGGTGAGCGCAGTATTGGTCTTAGAGCCGATATGGATGCTTTAAGAATTAAAGAAGAGAACACGTTTTGTCATGCGTCAAAACATGAAGGTGCCATGCACGCTTGTGGACATGATGGCCACACAGCCATGTTGCTAGGCGCGGCATGTGAATTGGCTCAAAGCCGAAATTTTGATGGTACCGTGTACTTCATTTTCCAACCGGATGAGGAACGTGGTACTGGCGCGAAAGCGATGATTGCTGATGGTCTGTTTACTCGTTGGAATATGGATGCGATATATGCGATGCATAATTTGCCTGGTATCCCTGCTGGTCAGTTTGTGACTCGCCCAAGCTCGGTGATGGCGAGTGAAAGCAGCTTCGAGATCACAATCAACGCAACGGGTGGTCACGCAGCGCTGCCGCACATGGGGACGGATCCTATCGTGGTGGGGGCGCAAGTGGTGACTGCTTTGCAGACCATTGTTTCCCGTAATTTAAGCGCCATTAACGAGACTGCTGTTATCTCCGTGACGAACTTCGAGACCAATGGCACCGTGAATGTGATTCCATCACAAGTAACGATCACCGGCGATACGCGAAGCTTTACCGATGAAGCATTGCACAAGATCGAGAAGGGAATTGAGCGCGTCGTCGCTGGCCAATGCATGTCAGCGGGCGTTGATTACCAATATCACTTTAACAATAGTTTTCTTTCCACAATTAATACGGCAGAAGAAACGCAACACGCGATTGCGGCAGCAGAAGCAGTCGTGGGGTCGGACAATGTTATTGGCAACTGCGAACCATTTACGATCAGTGAAGACTTTTCGTTCATGTTGCGTGAGGTAAAAGGGTGTTACATCCTAGTCGGTAACGGTGTTGGCGAGTGCGGTGGAACTGCGCTACATAACCCAAACTACGACTTCAATGACGATATTTTGGGTACGGGGATGCGTTATTGGCAAACGTTGGTAGAACAGCAATTAGTTAAGTAA
- a CDS encoding LysR family transcriptional regulator yields MDKYRNMQLFCTVVDRGSFSKAAKALGITPAIVGRHIAAMEESLGFVLLNRTTRSMHLTPGGKAYYEGAQTVLSQIEQLEDSLTTAHQNNPEGLIRLSAPDAMGPFLMKAIKEFRTKYSGIRFDLALSNSKSNLIEEEIDLSIRFAFELQDSSYIATKLGESEFGLYAAPVYIDAHSMPSDYIDLKNHDCLHMGSSRDGDYWMLTVDGKSVSHRQPWVAVISDTNTLLQATLDGMGISMVPSIFVNSHVKSGDLIKIENVAEFPIVNIYGMYPTRKHVPYRLSLFLEYLKANFIHIIAS; encoded by the coding sequence ATGGACAAGTATCGGAATATGCAGTTGTTTTGTACGGTTGTCGATAGAGGCAGCTTTTCTAAAGCGGCTAAAGCGTTAGGTATTACTCCTGCGATTGTCGGCAGGCACATTGCCGCGATGGAAGAATCTTTAGGGTTTGTCCTTTTAAATCGCACCACACGCAGCATGCACCTTACCCCAGGCGGAAAAGCTTACTATGAAGGTGCGCAAACTGTATTGAGCCAGATAGAGCAATTGGAAGACTCACTAACAACCGCCCATCAGAATAACCCTGAAGGTCTTATTCGCCTATCCGCACCTGATGCAATGGGCCCATTTCTAATGAAAGCTATTAAAGAGTTTCGAACAAAATATTCGGGGATTCGCTTTGATCTCGCGTTATCTAACAGTAAATCAAATCTGATTGAAGAAGAGATCGATCTCAGTATCCGATTCGCATTCGAATTGCAAGATTCATCTTACATCGCAACCAAGCTTGGAGAGTCAGAGTTTGGCTTGTATGCGGCTCCAGTCTACATCGATGCGCATAGTATGCCTTCTGATTACATCGATCTAAAAAACCATGACTGCCTACATATGGGAAGCTCAAGAGATGGTGACTACTGGATGCTAACCGTTGACGGTAAAAGCGTTTCGCATCGACAGCCGTGGGTTGCTGTCATTTCAGATACCAACACTCTGCTTCAAGCGACCCTAGATGGTATGGGCATTTCCATGGTACCCAGCATCTTTGTAAACTCACACGTGAAGAGTGGCGACTTAATCAAAATAGAAAACGTTGCAGAATTTCCAATCGTCAATATCTACGGAATGTATCCGACACGTAAGCATGTGCCTTATCGGTTATCGCTGTTCTTGGAGTACCTAAAAGCGAACTTTATCCATATCATTGCTTCTTAA
- a CDS encoding MBL fold metallo-hydrolase, with amino-acid sequence MSITSKLTTLTLTLGMVAGASAADGFDPSKPVLKELKNGIYQYSQFFYNSLVVVTDEGVIITDPSGDARSAQMMKEIRKVTDKPVKKVIYSHDHFDHSRGGNIFKQQGAEFIAQENCSDLLSRDLEDKVAYPTTTYKDDMTVSLGGKSVDLHYYGKNDGNCMSIVHMPEDKVLVAVDWHLPQYLVSSGRLIEQDYVATLNTIKRVRKELEFDTIINGHIPVDSPELLEESEEFAQALFDAVWKGLQDGKSVDELKESIKLPKFSHWNGYEEHLPAHVERMAYSIWHGN; translated from the coding sequence ATGTCTATTACTTCAAAACTAACTACTTTAACTCTTACGCTAGGCATGGTTGCTGGGGCTAGTGCAGCCGATGGGTTTGACCCATCGAAGCCAGTATTAAAAGAACTAAAGAATGGTATCTATCAGTACTCCCAGTTTTTTTATAACAGCCTGGTTGTTGTTACAGACGAAGGCGTGATTATTACTGACCCTTCAGGCGATGCTCGTTCTGCACAAATGATGAAAGAAATCCGTAAAGTGACAGACAAGCCAGTCAAAAAAGTTATTTACTCCCATGATCATTTTGACCACTCTCGTGGCGGCAATATCTTCAAGCAACAAGGCGCAGAATTTATCGCTCAAGAAAATTGCTCAGACCTTCTTTCTCGTGATTTAGAAGATAAGGTGGCTTATCCAACGACTACCTACAAAGATGACATGACGGTTTCGTTAGGGGGAAAAAGCGTCGACTTACATTACTACGGTAAGAATGATGGTAATTGCATGAGTATTGTTCATATGCCTGAAGACAAAGTATTAGTTGCAGTAGATTGGCACTTGCCGCAATACCTAGTGAGTTCTGGGCGTTTAATCGAGCAGGACTATGTTGCTACATTGAACACGATAAAGCGTGTTCGTAAAGAGCTAGAATTTGACACCATCATAAATGGTCACATCCCTGTCGATTCACCAGAACTGCTAGAAGAGAGTGAAGAGTTTGCTCAGGCTCTATTCGATGCGGTTTGGAAAGGGCTGCAAGATGGCAAATCAGTCGATGAACTAAAAGAGTCGATAAAACTACCGAAATTCAGCCATTGGAATGGTTATGAGGAACATTTGCCTGCTCATGTTGAGCGTATGGCCTACTCAATTTGGCATGGTAATTAA
- the grxB gene encoding glutaredoxin 2, with translation MMKLHVFDSCPFCVRVKTVVGLKNIDCEISPMTLGQLPESLAGKLERLTVPVLEQWKHDGEQTVMVESLDIIRYLDQQDEPMFTSYEVSEALSNLLKRLYPVSAQLLYPRMPRLNLPELSTPGALSMFVESRKDALNQSIEQALQKTEEYLPELKRLLEELELLLDIDALVSGERKLNIDDIAAFSELRNYTMVAELEMSERMKSFVCFIASCSGMSLYPPISQ, from the coding sequence ATGATGAAACTGCATGTATTCGATAGCTGCCCATTTTGTGTTCGTGTTAAGACCGTTGTCGGGCTTAAAAATATTGATTGTGAAATTAGCCCGATGACTTTGGGGCAATTGCCAGAATCGTTAGCGGGAAAATTAGAGAGGTTGACTGTCCCTGTGCTTGAACAGTGGAAGCATGATGGTGAGCAGACGGTGATGGTCGAGAGCCTCGACATTATCCGCTACTTGGATCAACAAGATGAACCAATGTTCACGAGCTACGAAGTATCAGAAGCATTGAGCAACCTTCTAAAGCGGCTTTACCCTGTATCTGCGCAGCTTTTGTATCCTCGCATGCCACGGCTTAATCTCCCTGAGCTGTCTACGCCAGGTGCTCTCAGTATGTTTGTTGAATCGCGTAAAGACGCATTAAACCAATCTATTGAGCAAGCCTTGCAAAAGACCGAAGAGTACCTTCCTGAGCTTAAGCGGCTTTTGGAAGAGCTGGAATTATTGCTCGATATAGATGCTCTCGTCTCTGGTGAGCGTAAATTAAACATTGACGACATTGCCGCATTTTCCGAGCTGCGAAACTACACAATGGTCGCTGAACTAGAAATGAGTGAACGCATGAAGAGCTTTGTTTGTTTCATCGCATCATGCTCTGGCATGTCGTTATATCCACCAATCAGTCAGTAA
- a CDS encoding multidrug effflux MFS transporter produces the protein MAGNKFFQLLVIFSLIPLGPLAIDVYLPSFPQMIEAFAVTDSEIRQTISIYVLALGVSQLVAGPVSDRKGRKFSAMLGLFMYAAGSLLVVASSSLEMLYAARALQGVGASFTMITAMAWVRDNYEGDVAGKWLSYMGGVTSAVPTIAPLIGSGVALLWGWTGGFYLMAGLASSLFIMSAIALQPKKSVTTTVDVNDTQALKCNVRDILSNRTFLVYSLTNMLSFGALLTYISVAPIVAISEGGFSQVQFSLIFGLIGGVQILASLIAPRLMKSFGRRNTVRFGATVITVGGMGLLLVSSNATYLFFALSALGAAGFSLLSGSATSLALEPFKYCAGLATSIDGFFRMIGGALLVAVSGLLGFSSISTLAMVMLLSLLPVLLVTVDNRTTHRTS, from the coding sequence ATGGCAGGTAACAAGTTTTTCCAACTGCTGGTTATTTTTTCACTCATACCTTTGGGGCCACTGGCTATTGATGTCTACTTGCCATCTTTTCCACAGATGATCGAGGCTTTCGCTGTCACTGATAGCGAAATAAGACAGACTATTTCGATTTACGTTCTGGCTTTGGGTGTGAGTCAACTAGTTGCGGGCCCAGTATCTGATCGCAAGGGGCGTAAGTTCTCTGCCATGCTTGGGCTGTTCATGTATGCAGCAGGTAGCTTGTTGGTTGTGGCATCTTCCTCTCTAGAAATGCTATACGCAGCGCGAGCTCTGCAAGGAGTAGGTGCTTCATTCACTATGATCACCGCCATGGCTTGGGTTCGAGACAACTACGAAGGTGACGTTGCGGGTAAGTGGTTAAGCTATATGGGCGGTGTAACCAGTGCAGTACCAACCATTGCTCCGCTCATTGGTAGTGGGGTAGCTCTCTTGTGGGGGTGGACAGGTGGCTTCTACCTCATGGCTGGTTTAGCTTCCTCGCTGTTTATTATGTCTGCTATAGCACTTCAGCCTAAGAAGAGTGTTACGACCACGGTTGATGTAAACGACACGCAGGCGCTTAAATGTAACGTGCGCGATATTTTAAGCAATCGTACTTTTTTGGTGTATTCACTGACTAACATGCTCAGCTTCGGTGCGCTGTTGACTTACATTTCGGTGGCTCCAATTGTTGCAATCAGTGAAGGCGGGTTTTCTCAAGTGCAGTTCTCTCTTATCTTCGGTTTGATAGGAGGCGTTCAAATACTTGCTAGCCTTATTGCACCTAGATTGATGAAGTCGTTTGGCCGGAGGAACACTGTGCGATTTGGTGCCACTGTTATCACTGTCGGAGGAATGGGTTTGTTGCTTGTTAGCTCTAATGCTACTTATCTGTTCTTTGCTTTATCGGCATTGGGAGCAGCAGGCTTCAGCCTCTTATCTGGCTCTGCTACATCTCTTGCGCTTGAGCCCTTTAAGTATTGTGCTGGCTTGGCAACATCTATTGATGGTTTTTTCAGAATGATTGGAGGAGCATTGCTTGTCGCTGTATCGGGACTTTTAGGGTTCAGTAGTATCTCTACACTGGCCATGGTCATGCTGTTGTCATTGCTGCCAGTTTTGTTAGTCACGGTAGATAACCGAACCACACATAGAACTAGCTAA
- a CDS encoding YdcF family protein has protein sequence MKKNIIALALGSVIALTAAPYSLAANDSTVQASADYAQLVTKRQVVDQLLSDAVTAFKSPARISHAGFTAKMPSNMEIVTDRLLEAYELEPYRTDLLISAANAQIYNKNVDRAIELFEQALTVAPDDVDLHAYLAVWQRFKGNQAESSKHMDALSKLNAGKAADMKRIFSTVDRVLETPLKEKAAQGKLEDKGAIVTLGYALNPDGSMHQILVERLETTLAMAKANPDALIVLTGGVPKNHKTEGKLMADWLIEKGISKDRIIEENYATSTVGNALFSSYALARHNIQHATIISSASHVRRGQTLFEIASWQTGPQGITFDTVSYPDRPLKELTKASDSELLGIYRDALRTYGMWSYRSYPLESR, from the coding sequence ATGAAGAAGAATATCATTGCCCTCGCTCTAGGTAGCGTTATCGCTTTAACTGCTGCGCCATACTCTCTTGCCGCTAACGACTCTACCGTACAAGCCTCAGCAGATTACGCCCAACTCGTCACGAAAAGACAGGTGGTTGATCAGCTTCTGAGCGATGCCGTGACAGCTTTTAAATCCCCCGCTCGAATCTCGCATGCTGGGTTCACTGCGAAAATGCCAAGCAATATGGAGATTGTTACCGATCGCTTACTAGAGGCATACGAACTGGAACCATACCGTACTGATCTTCTTATCTCAGCGGCTAATGCTCAGATTTATAACAAGAATGTTGATCGTGCGATTGAGCTATTTGAGCAAGCACTGACGGTGGCACCGGATGATGTGGATCTACATGCCTACCTTGCGGTATGGCAACGTTTCAAAGGCAACCAAGCTGAGTCAAGCAAACACATGGATGCTTTATCGAAACTCAATGCAGGCAAAGCGGCTGACATGAAGCGAATTTTCTCGACAGTGGATCGCGTACTAGAGACGCCACTAAAAGAGAAAGCAGCGCAAGGTAAGTTAGAAGATAAGGGAGCGATTGTTACTCTGGGTTACGCACTAAACCCAGATGGTTCAATGCACCAGATCTTAGTTGAGCGTCTTGAAACCACTTTGGCAATGGCAAAAGCGAACCCAGATGCGCTTATCGTGCTAACGGGTGGCGTACCAAAGAACCACAAGACCGAAGGCAAGTTGATGGCTGACTGGTTGATCGAGAAAGGCATCAGCAAAGACAGAATCATTGAAGAAAACTACGCCACCAGCACCGTTGGCAACGCGCTATTTAGCAGCTATGCCCTAGCCCGCCATAACATCCAACATGCAACCATCATTAGCTCTGCAAGCCATGTTCGTCGTGGTCAGACATTGTTTGAGATTGCAAGTTGGCAAACAGGCCCACAAGGCATCACATTCGATACGGTCAGCTACCCTGACAGGCCTCTAAAAGAACTCACCAAGGCAAGTGACAGTGAGCTACTAGGAATCTACCGTGATGCCCTTCGAACCTACGGCATGTGGAGCTACCGCTCATACCCGTTAGAGTCTCGCTAA